The nucleotide window GACAAGAACACCATTGACAACGACGTCAGAACGATCATCGACGAGGAGACAGCCCGTGTCTTCGCCCCTCGGCCGGGCGAATGCCTGGCTTGCTATGTGTTCCGCCAGCTCGGCGAATTCGGCTGCAATGGCACTCACCGCTTCGCAGAAAGCTTCCGCGACCGCACGGCTCCACGTGCCACGGCGCTGCTTGCGCGATTGAGCAGCATGGGTGCCTGCTGCTGTGACTGCGAAATGTTCCTCAACGCCTTCACTCCTGCAGCCAAACCGTGGATCACCAGCATGCCGTTCGGCGAGCTCATCGGCACTGCCTTCGGCAGCGAGGAAGCCATCGACATGAGAGAAAGGTTCGGAATCGACGAACCTCCCTCGACGAAGCTCTACCTCTGCTGTCGACTGGTGCGGCGGGGGTCCACCCAAGCCTGCGGAAACTGGGCCCGCATCCGACGGTGGTGAGCACACGCTTCCGGCAGAATGGGACTATGTATTCCACTCTGCCGCTGTTTCTCGACTGCGATCCCGGGATCGACGATGCGCTCGCCCTGGCCTACCTGTGCTGCCAGAACGATATCGACGTCGTCGGCATCGCAGCCTCAGGAGGCAACGTCGCTACCACCCAGGTCCTTGAGAACACTCGTGGATGGCTGGCACTGGCCGGACGCAGC belongs to Brevibacterium spongiae and includes:
- a CDS encoding DUF2695 domain-containing protein, whose translation is MDKNTIDNDVRTIIDEETARVFAPRPGECLACYVFRQLGEFGCNGTHRFAESFRDRTAPRATALLARLSSMGACCCDCEMFLNAFTPAAKPWITSMPFGELIGTAFGSEEAIDMRERFGIDEPPSTKLYLCCRLVRRGSTQACGNWARIRRW